Proteins encoded together in one Coregonus clupeaformis isolate EN_2021a chromosome 30, ASM2061545v1, whole genome shotgun sequence window:
- the LOC121546475 gene encoding voltage-dependent L-type calcium channel subunit alpha-1D-like — MHVRPFDIFILLAIFANCVALGVSKPFPEEDSNSTNHNLEQVEYVFLVIFTIETFTKILAYGLVMHPSAYIRSGWNLLDFVIVVVGLFSVVAEGTADHKPGEAHHAAGKPGGLDVKALRAFRVLRPLRLVSGVPSLQIVLNSIMKAMVPLLHIGLLVMFVIIIYAIIGLELFLGRMHKTCFYMGTELNVDDDPTPCAFAGNGRDCVGNGTECRGPWEGPNGGITNFDNIFFAMLTVFQCITMEGWTDVLYWMNDAIGFEMPWVYFVSLVIFGSFFVLNLVLGVLSGEFSKEREKAVARGELQDAQNKKQMEEDMCGYMDWLIEAEDVDEEGNKRAAVAKKKMMKKFGWYKHSEDGESDSDSEFEAYLDDDNGCCASLMAKMMANSFCEQLCQLNHAFRKNCRVAVKSQNFYWLVLVLVFLNTAASASEHYGQPKWLTEMQERANKILLMLFTLEMLLKMYSFGFQIHFMALFNRFDCFVVCGGILETVLVELEIIPPIGISVLRCVRLLRVFKVTRHWAALSGLVNSLLNSMKAICSLLLLLFLFLIIFSLLGMQLFGGKFNFDETQMKRSTFDTFPQALLTCFQILTGEDWNAVMYDGIMAYGGPVFPQMIVCIYFVSLFVVGNYILLNVFLAIAVDNLAGGDGGKKQVEEKKDDEEDWDEDEDKEEDAANEMDDWEENEELRAIEGLEGIMPVKPESAPKEKIEPIPDGSSFFILGKRNCLRVACHNLIHHSYFTNLILVFIIASSISLAAEDPIRAHSFRNNMLGYADYAFTSIFTVEIILKVTVFGAFLHPGSFCRNAFNLLDLLVVSVSLASFFLHSSAISVVKIFRVLKVLRPLRAINRAKGLKNVVQCVFVAIKTIGNILIVTTLLQFMFACIGVQLFKGRFYSCTDEAKHTPYECMGTFVVYKDGDMNHPMVRERIWQNSEFNFDNVLQGMLALFTVSTFEGWPQLLYKAIDANAANHGPIYNYRVEISIFFIIYIIIIAFFMMNIFVGFVIITFREQGESEFKNCELNKNQRQCVQYALKAKPIKIYIPRNPSQLKFWKIIASSQFEYIMFVLILLNTLTLAVQHYEQSKTFNAVMDILNLIFTALFTIEMIIKLLALRTHQYFIDAWNSFDALIVVGSVLDIMVSELSGGDEDIEAIEAAAKAAAVAVPGAPPVAKKESGKVSITFFRLFRVLRLVKLLSKGEGIRTLLWTFVKSLQALPYVGLLIAMIFFIYAVIGMQTFGKIAIDDNSHINRNNNFQTFFMSVLLLFRCATGEQWQEIMLAALPGRPCDPESDFEPGDDNMCGSNLAYIYFISFFMLCAFLIINLFIAVIMDNFEYLTRDWTVLGTHHLDEFKRVWSDYDPEATGRIKHIDVVTMLRRIQPPLGFGKLCPHRVACKRLVAMNVPLLSDGTVTFNATLFALVRTSLKIKTEGPVDQDNEELRAIIKKIWKRTKPKLLEEVIPPPRGEEVTCGKFYASFLIQDYFKKFRKRKERERKKKGKDKKDSLQAGLRSLQALAPELHLALAMEGEDEEGVEGELDEEFFKNDNVFEDPGTSATNTPSTTHMPADMEEGTTTVFMEPFVEPTISSDVVTEQPLTVSEKPESALSSFDVVMEQPTRSEALPPLEEAPAPPPPQPAPAASPPKDPSPPQPAPAANPPNAPSQPQPAPVASPPQVVAQSPPQIVLAPPEPEAPQIVLEAAPAPPQPEPVMEGRGGETSTKQQVYYPQYPVGMPTNNGHVYQEQPAASLIPSEYMQSPTPNFTNGRAAGVPYANGNGMNGNVYNGSMNGGSMNGGSAIGSSMSGYTGNGYNGNGYNGNGYNGNGNGNGLEQYVRRRVLPPTPAGRKPPSFNIQCLRAQHSVDDIPIPGTYESNSPPCRSRLTLDSRRSSVSSMSSASWANNGGGPAGSTPGAGVSAASSAAAKRGRLLYAPLMLVDEARGTQQVWGDRTQATSSLPAIATRPSGWYPGAPTLPVPTPQNRSYTNGRVPSQISQSLIEKGSADSLVESILISEGLGLYARDPKFVNFAKREIADACNMTIDEMENAATDLLTRSAGQPIGRFEEELADEMNCVISY, encoded by the exons ATGCATGTCAG ACCTTTTGATATTTTCATTCTACTTGCTATCTTTGCCAACTGTGTGGCCCTGGGTGTATCTAAACCCTTCCCAGAGGAGGACTCCAATTCCACCAACCACAACTTG GAACAAGTAGAGTACGTCTTCCTGGTCATCTTCACCATTGAAACCTTCACTAAGATCCTGGCTTATGGCTTGGTCATGCACCCTAGCGCCTACATCCGCAGTGGCTGGAATTTGCTTGATTTTGTCATCGTTGTCGTCGG GTTGTTCAGTGTGGTTGCTGAGGGCACAGCCGACCACAAGCCTGGAGAGGCCCACCACGCAGCAGGCAAACCAGGAGGACTAGATGTCAAAGCTCTCAGAGCCTTCAGGGTGCTGCGACCCCTTAGGCTGGTGTCTGGTGTGCCCA gtcTCCAGATTGTCTTGAACTCCATCATGAAAGCCATGGTTCCCCTGCTCCACATTGGTCTGCTGGTCATGTTTGTCATCATCATCTATGCCATTATCGGTCTGGAGCTCTTCCTCGGCAGGATGCACAAGACCTGTTTCTACATGGGCACAG AACTGAACGTGGATGATGACCCCACACCGTGTGCGTTTGCTGGAAATGGGCGCGATTGTGTGGGCAATGGGACAGAGTGCAGAGGACCGTGGGAGGGGCCTAATGGCGGGATCACTAATTTTGACAACATATTTTTTGCCATGCTGACTGTGTTCCAGTGTATCACCATGGAGGGCTGGACCGATGTGCTATACTGG ATGAACGATGCAATAGGCTTTGAGATGCCCTGGGTGTACTTTGTCTCTCTGGTCATATTTGGCTCGTTTTTCGTACTCAACCTTGTATTGGGAGTGTTGAGCGG cgAGTTCTCCAAGGAAAGAGAGAAGGCTGTGGCTCGTGGAGAGCTGCAGGACGCCCAGAATAAGAAGCAGATGGAGGAGGACATGTGTGGCTACATGGACTGGCTCATCGAGGCCGAGGATGTGGATGAGGAAGGAAATAAAC GTGCTGCTGTTGCCAAGAAGAAAATGATGAAGAAGTTTGGCTGGTATAAACACAGCGAGGACGGAG AATCGGATTCAGACTCTGAATTTGAAGCATATCTCGATGACGACAATGGCTGCTGCGCATCTCTTAT GGCTAAAATGATGGCCAACAGTTTCTG TGAACAGCTATGCCAACTGAACCATGCCTTTCGGAAGAACTGTCGTGTAGCAGTCAAATCCCAGAACTTCTACTGGCTGGTGCTTGTTCTGGTGTTTCTCAACACTGCAGCCAGTGCCTCTGAACACTACGGCCAGCCCAAGTGGCTCACTGAGATGCAGG AGCGGGCCAATAAGATCCTGTTGATGTTGTTCACGCTGGAGATGCTGTTAAAGATGTACAGTTTCGGTTTCCAAATTCACTTCATGGCTCTGTTTAACCGCTTCGACTGCTTCGTGGTGTGTGGTGGCATCCTGGAGACGGTCTTGGTTGAGTTGGAGATCATCCCTCCCATCGGCATCTCTGTGCTGCGCTGCGTCCGCCTGCTCAGGGTGTTCAAAGTCACACG GCACTGGGCAGCCCTGTCAGGCCTGGTCAATTCACTGCTCAACTCCATGAAGGCTATCTGCTCCCTGCTGCTCctgctcttcctcttcctcatcatcTTCTCCCTGCTGGGGATGCAGCTGTTTGGGGGCAAATTCAACTTTGATGAGACTCAGATGAAGAGAAGCACGTTCGACACTTTCCCCCAGGCCCTGCTCACCTGCTTCCAG ATCCTTACAGGAGAGGACTGGAATGCTGTAATGTATGATGGGATCATGGCTTATGGCGGGCCAGTCTTCCCACAGATGATTGTGTGTATCTATTTCGTCTCCCTCTTTGTTGTCGGCAACT ATATCCTGCTCAATGTCTTCTTGGCTATCGCTGTGGACAACTTGGCAGGTGGAGATGGTGGAAAAAAGCAAGTAGA AGAGAAAAAGGATGATGAAGAGGACTGGGACGAAGATGAAGACAAAGAGGAAGATGCGGCG AATGAGATGGATGACTGGGAGGAGAATGAGGAGTTGAGAGCCATCGAGGGTCTGGAGG GAATCATGCCTGTGAAGCCTGAATCCGCTCCAAAAGAGAAGATTGAACCCATTCCAGATGGGAGCTCCTTCTTCATTCTTGGAAAGAGAAATTG cctTCGAGTGGCCTGTCACAATCTCATCCACCACTCCTACTTCACCAACCTCATCCTCGTCTTCATCATCGCCAGTAGTATTTCTCTGGCCGCTGAGGATCCAATCAGAGCTCACTCCTTTAGGAACAAC ATGCTTGGCTACGCTGATTATGCATTCACTTCCATATTCACTGTGGAAATCATACTGAAG GTGACGGTTTTTGGTGCATTCCTTCATCCTGGCTCCTTCTGTAGGAATGCCTTCAACCTCCTGGACCTGCTGGTTGTCAGTGTGTCTCTCGCGTCCTTCTTCCTCCA TTCCAGCGCTATCTCTGTGGTCAAGATTTTCAGGGTACTCAAAGTGCTCAGGCCTCTCCGAGCCATCAACAGAGCCAAGGGACTCAAG AATGTAGTGCAGTGCGTGTTTGTGGCAATCAAAACCATCGGAAACATCTTGATCGTCACGACGCTCCTCCAGTTCATGTTTGCTTGTATTGGAGTGCAGCTCTTCAAG GGCAGATTCTACAGTTGCACCGATGAAGCTAAACACACTCCATATGAGTGCAT gGGGACGTTTGTGGTGTATAAGGACGGTGATATGAATCACCCTATGGTGAGAGAGAGGATATGGCAAAACAGTGAATTCAACTTTGACAATGTGCTGCAGGGCATGCTGGCCCTGTTCACTGTGTCTACATTTGAAGGCTGGCCACA GCTGCTGTACAAGGCCATTGACGCCAATGCTGCGAACCACGGCCCTATCTACAACTACCGTGTGGAAATCTCCATATTCTTCATCATCTACATCATCATCATCGCCTTCTTCATGATGAACATCTTCGTGGGTTTCGTCATCATCACTTTCCGTGAACAGGGAGAATCCGAGTTCAAAAACTGCGAACTGAACAAAAATCAA AGACAGTGTGTACAGTATGCTCTGAAAGCCAAGCCCATCAAGATCTACATTCCCAGAAACCCGTCCCAGCTAAAGTTCTGGAAGATCATCGCCTCCAGCCAGTTTGAGTACATCATGTTTGTCTTAATTCTTCTCAACACCCTCACCTTGGCTGTACAG CATTATGAGCAGTCTAAAACATTCAATGCTGTGATGGACATCCTCAACTTGATCTTCACTGCCCTATTTACCATAGAGATGATCATCAAGCTACTGGCGCTCAGAACACAT CAATATTTCATTGATGCTTGGAACTCCTTTGACGCTCTGATCGTTGTGGGCAGTGTGCTAGACATCATGGTCTCAGAGCTTAGT GGAGGAGACGAGGATATTGAA GCAATCGAGGCTGCAGCCAAAGCCGCAGCTGTAGCCGTACCCGGAGCTCCACCCGTGGCCAAGAAGGAAAGCGGAAAAGTGTCCATCACATTCTTTCGTTTGTTCCGAGTCTTGCGATTGGTCAAGCTGCTCAGCAAAGGGGAGGGCATTCGAACCCTCCTCTGGACTTTTGTCAAGTCCCTCCAG GCCTTACCATATGTCGGTCTACTTATTGCGATGATCTTCTTCATCTATGCTGTGATTGGCATGCAG ACGTTTGGAAAGATTGCTATAGATGACAACTCGCATATCAACAGGAACAACAACTTCCAGACCTTCTTCATGTCTGTCCTGCTGCTCTTCAG GTGTGCCACCGGAGAGCAGTGGCAGGAGATCATGTTGGCAGCGTTGCCAGGGAGACCCTGTGACCCCGAGTCAGACTTTGAGCCCGGGGATGACAACATGTGCGGCAGCAACCTGGCCTACATCTACTTCATCAGTTTCTTCATGCTCTGCGCTTTCCTG ATCATTAACTTGTTCATTGCtgtcatcatggacaactttgaGTACCTGACCAGAGATTGGACTGTACTGGGTACTCATCACCTGGACGAGTTCAAACGAGTCTGGTCGGATTATGACCCAGAGGCCAC GGGTCGAATCAAACATATCGATGTGGTCACTATGCTGCGCAGGATCCAGCCACCCCTTGGTTTTGGCAAACTGTGCCCCCATCGTGTGGCCTGCAAG AGGCTGGTTGCTATGAACGTGCCGCTGCTCAGTGACGGGACAGTCACCTTCAATGCCACCCTGTTTGCGCTAGTCAGAACCTCACTCAAGATCAAGACCGAGG GGCCTGTTGACCAGGACAATGAGGAGCTCAGGGCCATCATTAAGAAGATATGGAAGCGCACTAAGCCCAAGCTCCTTGAAGAGGTAATTCCACCCCCTAGAG GGGAAGAGGTGACTTGTGGGAAGTTCTATGCCAGCTTCCTGATCCAGGACTACTTTAAGAAGTTCCgcaagaggaaggagagggagaggaagaagaagggAAAGGACAAGAAAGACTCTCTCCAG gcaGGGCTCAGGTCACTGCAGGCACTGGCCCCAGAGTTGCATCTGGCCTTGGCAAtggagggagaggatgaggagggtgTAGAGGGAGAGTTGGATGAAGAGTTCTTCAAG AATGACAACGTTTTCGAAGATCCTGGCACCTCTGCCACAAATACTCCATCCACCACTCACATGCCAGCTGACATGGAGGAGGGCACCACCACTGTCTTCATGGAGCCCTTCGTCGAGCCCACAATATCCAGCGACGTGGTCACAGAACAGCCATTGACAGTCAGCGAGAAACCAGAATCAGCTCTCTCATCCTTTGATGTAGTGATGGAACAGCCCACAAGATCTGAGGCCCTCCCTCCACTAGAAGAAGCACCAGCCCCACCCCCGCCCCAACCAGCCCCAGCCGCATCACCACCAAAAGATCCATCCCCTCCCCAACCAGCACCAGCCGCAAACCCACCAAATGCCCCATCCCAACCTCAACCAGCCCCAGTTGCTTCTCCGCCACAGGTGGTTGCTCAATCCCCACCTCAAATAGTGTTAGCCCCACCAGAACCAGAGGCACCTCAAATAGTGTTAGAGGCAGCCCCTGCCCCACCTCAACCAGAGCCAGtgatggagggaagaggaggtgAAACTTCCACTAAACAGCAGGTGTACTACCCACAGTACCCAGTGGGCATGCCAACAAACAACGG GCATGTGTATCAAGAGCAACCTGCAGCATCCCTTATCCCGTCAGAGTACATGCAGAGTCCTACTCCTAACTTCACCAATGGGAGAGCTGCAGGAGTGCCCTACGCCAATGGAAACGGCATGAATGGGAACGTCTACAATGGCAGTATGAATGGAGGTAGCATGAATGGAGGTAGCGCCATCGGAAGTAGTATGAGTGGCTACACTGGCAATGGTTACAACGGAAATGGCTACAATGGAAACGGCTACAATGGCAATGGCAACGGTAATGGATTGGAGCAATATGTCCGGAGACGTGTTCTTCCTCCTACTCCTGCAG GTCGTAAGCCGCCCTCCTTTAACATCCAGTGTCTGAGGGCACAGCATAGCGTGGATGACATCCCCATCCCTGGCACGTACGAGAGTAACTCACCCCCATGCAGATCCAGACTG aCCCTTGACTCCCGCCGCAGCAGTGTCTCCTCCATGTCCTCGGCCTCCTGGGCCAACAATGGAGGAGGACCTGCAGGGTCGACACCAGGAGCAGGGGTGTCAGCagcatcatcagcagcagcaaaGAGAGGGCGTCTGCTCTACGCCCCTCTGATGCTGGTGGATGAGGCCAGGGGCACCCAGCAGGTGTGGGGAGACAGGACCCAGGCCACCTCCAGTCTCCCTGCTATTGCAACCAGGCCCAGTGGCTGGTACCCTGGAGCCCCGACACTCCCTGTGCCCACGCCCCAGAACAGGAGCTACACCAATGGCAGGGTGCCCTCCCAGATCAGCCAGAGCCTCATAGAGAAGGGCAGTGCAGACAGCCTGGTGGAATCG ATCCTGATATCGGAAGGCTTGGGCCTCTATGCAAGAGACCCAAAGTTTGTGAACTTCGCCAAGCGAGAGATCGCGGACGCATGTAACATGACCATTGATGAGATGGAGAACGCAGCTACAGACCTGCTGACCCGTTCGGCGGGCCAGCCAATAGGACGCTTCGAGGAGGAGCTGGCTGACGAGATGAACTGTGTGATTTCCTACtga
- the LOC121545671 gene encoding PRA1 family protein 2: MWSVIRLNMEKMDVQPPPIRTLDDFVLGSARFAVPDIRNLERWNNRIINNLLYYQSNYFVSFLTILGIVGYFKPFNLFLGATVVTLIFMGFVWAAENQAPIRRFRRNHPSLALGAILGASYLFLTVLGGVAVFLFGIAFPILLVLIHASVRLRSLKNKLENKLESIGLKRTPMGLLLESLGQEQEAGS; this comes from the exons ATGTGGTCTGTTATTAGATTGAACATGGAAAAAATGGACGTGCAGCCGCCACCTATCCGAACCTTGGATGATTTTGTTTTGGGCTCGGCTCGGTTCGCTGTGCCAGATATTCGTAATCTGGAGAGATGGAACAATCGGATCATAAACAACTTGCTGTATTACCAGTCCAACTATTTCGTTTCGTTTTTGACAATCCTGGGAATAGTAGG GTATTTCAAGCCCTTCAACCTCTTCCTGGGAGCCACAGTTGTGACATTGATATTCATGGGGTTTGTGTGGGCAGCAGAGAACCAGGCCCCCATCAGACGGTTCCGCCGGAACCACCCATCCCTGGCCCTGGGTGCCATCCTGGGGGCCAGCTACCTCTTCCTCACAGTGCTTGGGGGAGTGGCCGTCTTCCTGTTCGGCATAGCCTTCCCCATCTTAT TGGTATTGATCCACGCCTCTGTTAGACTGCGGAGCCTCAAGAACAAGTTGGAGAACAAGCTGGAGAGCATTGGTCTGAAGAGAACACCTATGGGGCTCCTACTGGAGTCACTAGGACAGGAACAGGAAGCTGGATcttag
- the LOC121545672 gene encoding mitochondrial import inner membrane translocase subunit Tim17-B isoform X1, producing MCRHSPDSNNKHGGICPPWRIVDDCGGAFTMGAIGGGVFQSIKSFRNAPVGFRHRLKGSANAVRLRALQIGGGPLAMVGSAMMGGILLALIEGFGILLTRYTAQQFQNPSPFVDDPSQLPPMDASQ from the exons ATGTGTCGTCACAGCCCGGACAGCAACAACAAACATGGAGGAATATGCCC TCCCTGGAGAATAGTAGATGACTGTGGTGGTGCGTTCACCATGGGGGCCATCGGCGGAGGGGTGTTCCAGTCAATCAAGAGCTTTCGGAATGCTCCTGTG GGCTTTCGGCACAGACTAAAAGGTAGCGCCAATGCTGTGAGATTAAGAGCTCTACAGATCGGCG GTGGGCCCTTGGCTATGGTGGGGTCAGCCATGATGGGGGGCATCCTGCTGGCCTTGATCGAGGGCTTTGGGATCCTTCTCACCAGATACACCGCACAGCAGTTTCAGAACC CGAGTCCCTTTGTGGATGACCCCAGCCAGCTTCCTCCTATGGATGCCAGCCAATAG
- the LOC121545672 gene encoding mitochondrial import inner membrane translocase subunit Tim17-B isoform X2, with protein MEEYAREPCPWRIVDDCGGAFTMGAIGGGVFQSIKSFRNAPVGFRHRLKGSANAVRLRALQIGGGPLAMVGSAMMGGILLALIEGFGILLTRYTAQQFQNPSPFVDDPSQLPPMDASQ; from the exons ATGGAGGAATATGCCCGTGAGCCTTG TCCCTGGAGAATAGTAGATGACTGTGGTGGTGCGTTCACCATGGGGGCCATCGGCGGAGGGGTGTTCCAGTCAATCAAGAGCTTTCGGAATGCTCCTGTG GGCTTTCGGCACAGACTAAAAGGTAGCGCCAATGCTGTGAGATTAAGAGCTCTACAGATCGGCG GTGGGCCCTTGGCTATGGTGGGGTCAGCCATGATGGGGGGCATCCTGCTGGCCTTGATCGAGGGCTTTGGGATCCTTCTCACCAGATACACCGCACAGCAGTTTCAGAACC CGAGTCCCTTTGTGGATGACCCCAGCCAGCTTCCTCCTATGGATGCCAGCCAATAG
- the LOC121545672 gene encoding mitochondrial import inner membrane translocase subunit Tim17-B isoform X3: MGAIGGGVFQSIKSFRNAPVGFRHRLKGSANAVRLRALQIGGGPLAMVGSAMMGGILLALIEGFGILLTRYTAQQFQNPSPFVDDPSQLPPMDASQ, from the exons ATGGGGGCCATCGGCGGAGGGGTGTTCCAGTCAATCAAGAGCTTTCGGAATGCTCCTGTG GGCTTTCGGCACAGACTAAAAGGTAGCGCCAATGCTGTGAGATTAAGAGCTCTACAGATCGGCG GTGGGCCCTTGGCTATGGTGGGGTCAGCCATGATGGGGGGCATCCTGCTGGCCTTGATCGAGGGCTTTGGGATCCTTCTCACCAGATACACCGCACAGCAGTTTCAGAACC CGAGTCCCTTTGTGGATGACCCCAGCCAGCTTCCTCCTATGGATGCCAGCCAATAG